One genomic region from Sander lucioperca isolate FBNREF2018 chromosome 3, SLUC_FBN_1.2, whole genome shotgun sequence encodes:
- the rlbp1a gene encoding retinaldehyde-binding protein 1a translates to MAAIGSYRMVSEEEQAMRSKLEHLTVKDHGPVFGPCHKLPGHTVQKAKDELSETDERRASTLKDLRIMMKERAAEGDDLAKLVLEHFGDKPDSLILRFLRARKFEVVRAHELMKGYVRFRKEYPELFENLTPEAVRSTIEAGYPVVLPSRDKYGHVVLLFNIENWDLEEITFDEILRAYCVILEKLLENEETQINGFVLIENFKGFTMQHASGIKATELKKMVDMLQDSFPARFKAVHVTHQPWYFTTTYNVVKPFMKSKLLERVFVHGDELDNYFKEFDADILPADFDGKASVADCQAIATKLFGSEDTAL, encoded by the exons ATGGCTGCT ATTGGATCTTACCGTATGGTGTCAGAGGAGGAGCAGGCCATGAGGTCTAAGCTGGAGCATTTGACAGTGAAGGATCATGGGCCAGTGTTTGGGCCGTGCCACAAACTGCCTGGACACACTGtgcaaaag GCAAAGGATGAGCTGAGTGAGACAGATGAGAGGCGGGCGTCGACACTAAAGGACCTGCGAATCATGATGAAGGAGAGAGCAGCGGAGGGAGACGATTTGGCCAAACTGGTGCTGGAGCACTTCGGGGACAAACCGGACTCTCTGATCCTGCGTTTCCTCAGAGCTCGCAAGTTTGAGGTTGTCAGAGCCCACGAGCTCATGAAGG GTTATGTGCGCTTCAGGAAGGAGTATCCCGAGCTGTTTGAGAATCTGACCCCAGAGGCAGTCCGCAGCACCATCGAGGCGGGTTACCCTGTGGTACTGCCCAGCAGGGACAAGTATGGCCACGTAGTCCTGCTCTTCAACATCGAGAACTGGGACCTGGAGGAGATCACATTCGATGAG ATCTTAAGAGCGTACTGTGTGATCCTGGAGAAGTTGCTGGAGAATGAGGAAACCCAGATCAATGGCTTTGTCCTGATTGAGAATTTCAAGGGCTTCACCATGCAGCACGCCTCAGGAATAAAGGCGACTGAGCTCAAGAAGATGGTGGACATGCTGCAG GACTCTTTCCCTGCGCGTTTCAAGGCGGTCCACGTTACTCACCAGCCCTGGTACTTCACCACCACATACAACGTGGTCAAACCCTTCATGAAGAGCAAGCTGCTGGAGAGG GTCTTTGTTCACGGCGACGAGCTGGACAACTACTTCAAAGAATTCGACGCCGACATCCTGCCAGCAGATTTTGATGGGAAAGCCTCTGTTGCAGACTGCCAGGCCATCGCCACCAAGCTTTTTGGCTCTGAAGACACTGCTCTCTGA
- the LOC116043564 gene encoding monoacylglycerol lipase ABHD2-like, with protein sequence MTPHDSDVSTISPELPAMFDGMKLAAVATVLYIIVRCLNLKSPTAPPDLTYQDTPLNRFLLKSCPQLTKEYIPPLLWGKSGHLQTALYGKLGRVNSPHPSGVRKYLPMQDGATATFDLFEPQGDHRTGDDITMVICPGIGNHSEKHYIRTFVDYAQKDGYRCAVLNHLGALPNIELTSPRMFTYGCTWEFAAMVGYIKRTYPQTQLMVVGFSLGGNIVCKFLGENSMNQERVLCCVSVCQGYSALRAQETFLQWDQFRRFYNFLMADNMKKIILSHRHSLFGGNPVKTIDLDLGPLYTATSLMQIDDNIMRKFHGHSSLKEYYEKESCVHYIHNVNVPLLLVNSADDPLVHESLLTIPRTLAAKKPNVIFSLTLHGGHLGFFEGAVLFPQPLTWMDKVIVGYANAMCQWEKQKPPCQSGHLSESSCAEEKA encoded by the exons ATGACCCCCCACGATTCAGACGTGAGCACCATCTCTCCAGAGCTGCCAGCAATGTTCGACGGCATGAAGCTGGCGGCGGTGGCCACGGTCCTCTACATCATCGTCCGCTGCTTGAACCTCAAGAGCCCCACTGCTCCCCCGGACCTCACCTACCAGGACACACCCCTCAACCGCTTCCTTCTCAAGTCCTGTCCTCAGCTGACCAAAGA GTACATTCCTCCCTTACTGTGGGGTAAAAGCGGCCACCTCCAGACGGCACTGTATGGTAAACTTGGCCGGGTGAACTCACCTCACCCCAGTGGAGTCAGGAAGTACTTACCCATGCAGGACGGGGCCACTGCGACCTTTGACCTCTTTGAGCCACAGGGGGACCATCGAACAGGAG ATGACATCACCATGGTGATATGCCCTGGTATTGGTAACCATAGTGAGAAGCATTACATCCGAACCTTTGTGGATTACGCCCAGAAGGACGGTTACCGCTGTGCTGTGCTGAACCACCTGGGAGCTCTTCCCAACATCGAGCTTACCTCTCCACGCATGTTTACCTACG GGTGCACGTGGGAGTTTGCCGCCATGGTCGGCTACATTAAGCGGACGTATCCTCAGACCCAACTGATGGTGGTGGGCTTCAGTCTAGGTGGAAACATCGTATGCAAGTTCCTGGGCGAGAACAGCATGAACCAGGAGCGAGTGCTGTGTTGTGTCAGCGTCTGTCAGGGGTACAGCGCTCTCAG GGCACAGGAAACATTCCTACAGTGGGACCAGTTCAGACGCTTCTATAACTTTCTCATGGCTGACAACATGAAGAAAATCATCCTCTCACACAG GCACAGTCTGTTTGGGGGAAACCCAGTTAAAACGATAGATCTAGATCTTGGTCCGCTGTACACAGCGACATCTCTCATGCAGATCGACGACAACATCATGAG AAAATTCCACGGCCACAGCTCTCTCAAAGAGTACTATGAGAAGGAGAGCTGTGTACATTATATTCACAAT GTAAACGTGCCACTGTTACTAGTGAACTCTGCAGATGACCCTCTGGTTCATGAATCACTGCTCACCATCCCTCGCACACTAGCAG CAAAGAAGCCGAATGTGATCTTTTCCCTGACGCTACACGGAGGCCACTTGGGCTTCTTCGAGGGCGCGGTGCTATTCCCCCAGCCCCTCACCTGGATGGACAAAGTGATCGTGGGCTACGCCAACGCCATGTGCCAGTGGGAGAAACAGAAACCGCCGTGCCAAAGTGGCCACCTGAGTGAAAGCTCCTGCGCAGAGGAAAAAGCGTAA